Genomic window (Chryseobacterium bernardetii):
GTGATTTCCGTTAAATTCCATTGTTTTGTCATTTTGATGATGCAAAGTAATAACGTTGTTGCGCAATAGTTTTGCGTAGATAAAATATTTTTGATTATTTTTACAAAAAATATATAAAAGGTCAATTTAGTTATTTGAAATTTGCGTTTTGACCTTATTAAATAAACTTAAAACTATGATATTATTAGAACAGCTAAAGCATTTTCCTGAAACCGTTCAATTCAATGATGTGATTTCATATATAGATGCTCACTACGATTTTACACCTACTGCATTCAAAAACGGAAATACAAGAAATGAAGAAGGGCAGAACAACGGTTCATGCAAAATATTCGGTTTTGCCTCTTATCATGGTCTTACAAAAGAGGAAACGCTTCCGCTTTTCGGGGAATTTTACAGAGAAGATGTTCTTAAAAACCCTGATGGAACAGATCATCAGAATATCAGAAACTTCATGGAGTTTGGATGGGACGGATTGATCTTTGAAGGAAATCCGTTAAGAGAGAAATAGGTTTAGATAAAAAGAATAACCATGTCATCCAATAAAAACGCCCTGATCCGTTATAAAACATTAGATAAATGCCTCAAAAACAAATACCGGAAGTATACGCTGGAAGACCTTATTGATGAGTGTTCCGAAGCTTTATTTGAATTTGAAGGCAAAGAGTCTTATGTAAGTAAAAGAACCATTCAGCTGGATCTTCAGAATATGCGAAGTGAAAAGTTCGGGTATGAGGCTCCCATTGAGGTTTATGAAAGAAAATATTACCGTTACAGCGATCCGGAGTACAGCATTCATAATATTTCCGTGAATGAAAGCGATCTGAAAGCCATGAATAATGCGGTTCAGATTCTCAAGCAGTTTAAAGACTTTTCCATGTTCAAGGAAATGAATGGTGTCATTCAGAAACTGGAGGATTCTATTCATTCTACCAGCCAGAAATCAATTATTCATTTAGATAAAAATGAGCAGCTGAAAGGATTGGAACATATTGATATTCTATATGAAAGTGTGCTTAATAAAAAAGTACTGAAGATTTTATACAAAAGCTTTACAGCAAGAGAATCCAGTGTGTATACAGTTCATCCGCAGCTGCTGAAAGAGTACAACAACCGTTGGTTTCTGATATGTCTTTACAAACAGAAAATGTATAACCTGGCATTAGACAGGATGGAAAATATTGAAGTGGACGAAAAATCCTCCTATATTGATAAGAATCTGGATGGTGATGAGTATTTTAAAGATATTGTAGGGGTTACCGTTGCAGAATCAATGGCTCCCCGAAACGTAGTTTTCTTTGTAGATGCAGCTAATGCTCCTTATGTAAAAACGAAGCCATTGCATAAAAGCCAGGAAATCATCAGTGAAACCAAAGAAGGAACTTTATTTAAGATAAGTGTACAGATCAATTATGAATTGGAAAGATTACTGTTGGGCTTTGGAGATTCTCTTGTAGTGCATAAACCTCAGAAATTAAGATTGAGGATGGAGGAAAAGTTTAAAGCAGGAAGTAAAAATTATCAGGAACTTATAATTTCCTGAAATAAAAGGTTTCATGGGTTGTATATGTATTAAATCTGCTGGTTTTTATGTAAATAATTAATTAAAATATCCTGCGGAATTTTATCTTGGCTTGGTAATTGCAGTCACTAGGTACAAAATCACACTATGAAATCAAGAATATTTAAAGCAATTATTGCCATTATAGCACCTATAGCGATTGAGTATATCGTTAAAAAAATATCTGAGAAACTTGATAAAAAAGAAGATCAGAAAGAGAAAGAGCCAAAGCAGATTACTGCTTAACGTAAAAGTAGGTAAAATTTAAAATTATTGAAAAGAGACTGTCATTATGAATGGTCTCTTTTTTTATTGTAAACAAGAAAGCTGGGAGCGTGAGAATTCTGTTGACTACCACGTCAAAAATTCTTTGAATTTTTGCCACCCCTCCGAGGAGGGAAATGTGCAGCCCTTCAACTGAAATATTCGTTATAATATTCAGGAAATCGTAGATTTTCAAAAACTTAATTGTACTTCTAAAACAGTTAGTAGTAACTTGAAAATAACTTAAGTGTTAAAACTTTTGAGTCTAAAAATAAGATTTAGATTATATAAAATCATAAATCCCGTTTTTCCATCCCAAAACCTTGGAAGAATCTGCTTTTAGCCAGTTTTTAAGGATTGTGGCATATACTTTCCTGAAATCTTCTGTGTAGATCAGATCACCTTCATTCAGGTTTTGCAAATCGGGAAGGCTGTTCAGTAAACCTTTCTTCTTCAGATTTCCACTGATGAAAAACATCTGGTTAGCGGTTCCGTGGTCTGTTCCATTACTGGCATTCTGGGCGACACGGCGGCCAAACTCAGAGAAGGTCATCAAAAGAATATTATTGAATAGACCATTGGTTTTCATGTCAGCAACAAAAGACTTCACTGCTTCATTAATATCACTGAACAGTTTTTTCTGGCGGTCATTTTGGTTCACATGGGTATCAAAACTGCCAATGGAAAGGTAATAAACCTGGGTATTGATGTCAGATTTGATTAAGGAGGCAACGGTTTTAAAATCTTTTCCCAACTGAGAATTAGGATAGGTCTGCTCCGTTTTTTTCGCTTTACTTTTATCAAAGATATACCCTGCGTTATTAATAGTAGAACCTAAAGTCTGGTAAAGGTACGAAACCGTTTCATCGTCATGATGATGATCATACAGGGACTTAAAATATTTTTCCTGACTGGTTTGATATAATCTTTTTGGATCTTTAAAGGCAAAAGCTTTATTGTTTTTCCCTTTCAGGGCAAGACTGAGCATATCATCCACTTCAAGTGCCTGGGTTGGATGATCACAACGGTAACATTCCTCATCTAAGAAGCGGCCCAGCCAGCCAGTATCCAGAAATTCATCACTTCTGCATGCAGACTGCCAGATATCCATGCTTCGGAAATGAGATTTATCCGGATTGGGATACCCCACATTATTCATCACAGAAAG
Coding sequences:
- a CDS encoding HopJ type III effector protein yields the protein MILLEQLKHFPETVQFNDVISYIDAHYDFTPTAFKNGNTRNEEGQNNGSCKIFGFASYHGLTKEETLPLFGEFYREDVLKNPDGTDHQNIRNFMEFGWDGLIFEGNPLREK
- a CDS encoding helix-turn-helix transcriptional regulator produces the protein MSSNKNALIRYKTLDKCLKNKYRKYTLEDLIDECSEALFEFEGKESYVSKRTIQLDLQNMRSEKFGYEAPIEVYERKYYRYSDPEYSIHNISVNESDLKAMNNAVQILKQFKDFSMFKEMNGVIQKLEDSIHSTSQKSIIHLDKNEQLKGLEHIDILYESVLNKKVLKILYKSFTARESSVYTVHPQLLKEYNNRWFLICLYKQKMYNLALDRMENIEVDEKSSYIDKNLDGDEYFKDIVGVTVAESMAPRNVVFFVDAANAPYVKTKPLHKSQEIISETKEGTLFKISVQINYELERLLLGFGDSLVVHKPQKLRLRMEEKFKAGSKNYQELIIS
- a CDS encoding DUF1501 domain-containing protein — protein: MLIKRREFLKISSLATASMLMPNFLKALTLDEALNPNQNILVVLQFTGGNDGLNTIIPAKNDIYFRERKTLAVQDSLPLTDEAGINPSLPYFKELFDSGELSVMNNVGYPNPDKSHFRSMDIWQSACRSDEFLDTGWLGRFLDEECYRCDHPTQALEVDDMLSLALKGKNNKAFAFKDPKRLYQTSQEKYFKSLYDHHHDDETVSYLYQTLGSTINNAGYIFDKSKAKKTEQTYPNSQLGKDFKTVASLIKSDINTQVYYLSIGSFDTHVNQNDRQKKLFSDINEAVKSFVADMKTNGLFNNILLMTFSEFGRRVAQNASNGTDHGTANQMFFISGNLKKKGLLNSLPDLQNLNEGDLIYTEDFRKVYATILKNWLKADSSKVLGWKNGIYDFI